In Pengzhenrongella sicca, a single genomic region encodes these proteins:
- the mobA gene encoding molybdenum cofactor guanylyltransferase, which produces MQNAGDPHGGSADPGAHGLDPSGPFGPFGPFDLSDPIGAFDAVILAGGRATRLGGQSKPMVLVGGRRLIDHALDAAAGARRTVVVGPSGLATPPVLTAQEDPPWGGPVAGVDAGLRALDQAATRDGRAALVLLLACDVPAAHLLVARLVAAARAAVADGLDGAQVVDADGRHQPLLGVYRRALLDRSLAELAASVGVRDAALRRLLAGARLRAVPDDADDAADADTWAEVGRLDAKHTHATDSSAPHPGPAAP; this is translated from the coding sequence GTGCAGAACGCAGGCGACCCCCACGGCGGATCCGCCGACCCCGGCGCGCACGGCCTCGACCCTTCCGGCCCGTTCGGCCCGTTCGGCCCGTTCGACCTGTCCGACCCGATCGGCGCGTTCGACGCCGTGATCCTGGCCGGCGGGCGCGCGACGCGCCTCGGCGGGCAGTCCAAGCCGATGGTGCTCGTAGGCGGCCGGCGCCTGATCGACCACGCGCTCGACGCGGCGGCGGGTGCGCGCCGCACGGTCGTCGTCGGACCGTCCGGCCTGGCCACTCCGCCCGTGCTCACGGCGCAGGAGGATCCGCCGTGGGGTGGGCCGGTCGCCGGAGTCGACGCCGGGCTGCGCGCGCTCGACCAGGCCGCGACCCGCGACGGCCGCGCCGCGCTCGTGCTGCTGCTCGCGTGCGACGTCCCAGCCGCCCACCTCCTCGTCGCCCGGCTCGTCGCCGCCGCCCGCGCGGCCGTCGCCGACGGGCTCGACGGAGCGCAGGTCGTCGACGCCGACGGCCGGCACCAGCCGCTGCTGGGGGTGTATCGCCGGGCCCTGCTCGACCGGTCGCTCGCAGAGCTCGCGGCGAGCGTCGGGGTGCGCGATGCGGCGCTGCGCCGACTGCTCGCCGGGGCTCGCCTGCGTGCCGTGCCCGACGACGCCGACGACGCTGCCGACGCGGACACGTGGGCCGAGGTCGGGCGGCTCGACGCCAAGCACACCCACGCCACAGACAGCAGCGCTCCGCACCCGGGTCCGGCCGCGCCCTGA